A window from Candidatus Omnitrophota bacterium encodes these proteins:
- the malQ gene encoding 4-alpha-glucanotransferase, which translates to MKNNWKHIGKARRAGVLAPLFSVYSRKSAGIGDFNDLKMLCDWCKEASFSILQLLPMNEVGSAFCPYDAVSSFALEPMYIALSDFQGSADKGAKFRIDTFRKKFPTGAKNVDYAVKSAKIALLKEIFSSDGKNYASKNFNKFISDNEYWLDDFALFKVLKAYHEGRPWYEWAEGYKNRDFAKLDSFRKEHAGDIDFEKWIQWIAYEQFKTAKEYAASKGIAICGDLPILTSRDSADVWAHPDFFKLDFSAGAPPDMYCAKGQRWGMPTYNWGAISGDGYRYIKEKLAFAENFYDMIRIDHVVGLFRIWSIPYNDPAINEGLNGVFDPADENVWTSHGRDILAAMLDGTSMLFCAEDLGMIPRDCPETLKDMEIPGNDVQRWVKDWAVSHDFLTPKEYRQYSVAMLSTHDTTNWAAWWENEAGTVDEALFIRRAASRGIDYEKAKALLFDPARSKHGRLRWLDRITSVDILADILGKRREEIADFADMYENTYREKEKLWARLGFTGPMEEKSKPEIVEKALNITLRSRSVFCIELLNDYLYLAGIFKGDPYQVRINRPGTVNGSNWSLVIPMSLEELLKDKMNAKIKAMVAISGRA; encoded by the coding sequence ATGAAGAATAACTGGAAGCATATAGGCAAGGCCAGGCGGGCCGGGGTTCTCGCGCCGCTATTCTCCGTGTACTCGAGGAAGAGCGCAGGCATCGGGGATTTTAACGACCTGAAGATGCTCTGCGACTGGTGCAAAGAAGCTTCATTTTCCATCCTTCAGCTTTTACCCATGAACGAAGTCGGTTCCGCTTTCTGCCCATACGACGCGGTCAGTTCTTTCGCGCTGGAACCGATGTATATAGCGCTCTCCGATTTTCAGGGCTCAGCCGACAAAGGCGCAAAATTCAGAATAGATACTTTCAGGAAAAAGTTCCCCACAGGAGCTAAGAATGTCGACTATGCGGTAAAGAGCGCGAAGATAGCGCTTCTTAAAGAAATATTCTCCTCCGACGGTAAAAATTACGCCTCAAAAAATTTCAATAAATTCATTTCCGATAATGAATACTGGCTCGACGATTTCGCGCTCTTCAAGGTACTGAAGGCATACCACGAGGGCAGGCCGTGGTACGAGTGGGCCGAAGGTTACAAAAACCGAGATTTCGCGAAGCTGGACTCTTTCCGGAAAGAACATGCCGGCGATATAGATTTCGAGAAATGGATACAGTGGATCGCGTATGAGCAGTTTAAGACGGCCAAGGAATATGCCGCCTCCAAAGGTATAGCGATATGCGGGGATCTGCCGATACTTACTTCCAGAGACAGCGCGGATGTCTGGGCGCATCCGGATTTTTTCAAACTGGACTTTTCGGCGGGCGCGCCTCCGGACATGTATTGCGCCAAAGGACAGCGTTGGGGGATGCCGACGTATAATTGGGGCGCCATATCCGGCGACGGGTACAGATACATAAAAGAAAAACTCGCCTTCGCGGAAAACTTTTATGACATGATAAGGATAGATCACGTCGTAGGCTTATTTCGTATATGGAGTATTCCTTATAATGACCCGGCCATCAATGAAGGATTGAACGGCGTATTCGATCCGGCCGATGAGAATGTCTGGACGAGCCACGGCCGCGACATTCTCGCGGCGATGCTTGACGGTACTTCGATGTTGTTTTGCGCGGAAGACCTTGGCATGATACCTCGCGATTGTCCGGAGACATTGAAAGATATGGAGATACCCGGCAATGACGTCCAGAGATGGGTTAAAGACTGGGCGGTGTCGCATGATTTTCTTACCCCGAAAGAATATCGGCAGTATTCCGTCGCAATGCTTTCGACGCATGATACTACAAATTGGGCGGCGTGGTGGGAGAATGAAGCCGGGACGGTCGACGAGGCGCTCTTTATACGGCGCGCCGCTTCCCGCGGAATAGATTACGAAAAAGCGAAGGCTCTGCTATTCGACCCCGCGCGCTCGAAACACGGGCGCTTGAGATGGCTTGACAGAATAACGTCGGTCGATATTCTTGCCGATATTCTCGGAAAACGCCGCGAGGAGATCGCGGATTTCGCCGATATGTACGAGAACACGTACCGGGAGAAGGAGAAGCTGTGGGCCCGACTGGGCTTTACGGGGCCGATGGAAGAAAAATCGAAGCCCGAGATCGTCGAGAAGGCGCTCAACATAACGCTCAGGTCGAGATCGGTATTTTGCATAGAACTATTGAACGATTATTTATATTTAGCGGGAATATTCAAAGGGGATCCTTACCAGGTCAGGATAAACAGGCCGGGTACGGTAAATGGATCGAACTGGTCGCTTGTTATTCCTATGTCGCTCGAGGAACTCTTGAAAGACAAGATGAATGCTAAGATAAAAGCTATGGTGGCTATATCCGGCAGGGCGTAA
- a CDS encoding aminotransferase class III-fold pyridoxal phosphate-dependent enzyme, with protein sequence MNKTRDAVSAGGKKELSQDELLKLESQYCSWGDTVHYVERPNIFARAKGSYLYDRDGVEYLDLQMIYSAVNFGYGNERLNNALKKQIDRLPQLACQYVHEEKILLASRIAERIETTFEEKGRVHFNVGGAQALEDSMKLVRNNTGRSLVFAFMGGYHGRTLAASAITSSFRYRERYGHFGDRALFVPFPYCFRCFYGKKRDSCGMYCLKQFEKLFETEYYGVVDKKTNLCEFSAFYIEPLQGTGGYVVPPLEYFAGLKKVLDQYKIKLVDDEIQMGFFRTGKFWSIEHFGVTPDIIVFAKALTNGLNPLSGVWAKEYLISPKVFPPGSTHSTFSSNPLGTATGLETIKLIEESDFATDIPKKGKYFVSRLRSLQKKYPEVGHVDGLGLAIRIEMCEKDGYTPNKKLTDAIVDIGLSGKLSAGGKHRGLVLDVGGYYKNVFTLAPSFYITDKEIDLGVDLFEEALVMALKKA encoded by the coding sequence ATGAATAAAACGCGAGATGCGGTTTCCGCCGGTGGTAAAAAAGAACTTTCGCAGGATGAACTTTTAAAACTCGAATCTCAGTACTGTTCGTGGGGCGATACCGTTCACTATGTTGAGCGCCCCAATATATTTGCCCGCGCCAAAGGTTCCTATCTTTACGACAGGGACGGTGTGGAATATCTCGACCTGCAGATGATATATTCGGCGGTCAATTTTGGTTACGGCAACGAACGGCTTAACAATGCGCTTAAAAAGCAAATCGACCGTCTGCCACAGCTTGCCTGCCAGTATGTGCACGAGGAGAAGATCCTTCTTGCCTCGCGCATAGCCGAGAGGATCGAAACGACATTTGAGGAGAAGGGAAGAGTTCATTTTAATGTAGGCGGCGCTCAGGCGCTGGAAGACTCGATGAAGCTTGTGCGCAATAATACCGGCAGAAGCCTGGTGTTTGCGTTCATGGGCGGGTACCACGGCAGGACGCTTGCCGCCTCGGCTATAACGTCGAGCTTTCGATACAGGGAACGCTACGGACACTTCGGCGACAGGGCGCTCTTTGTGCCGTTCCCATATTGCTTCAGGTGTTTCTATGGCAAAAAGAGGGACTCTTGCGGAATGTACTGTCTGAAACAGTTCGAGAAACTGTTTGAGACGGAATATTACGGTGTGGTGGACAAAAAGACGAATCTTTGCGAATTTTCCGCGTTCTATATAGAGCCGCTCCAGGGCACAGGCGGATATGTGGTGCCGCCATTGGAGTATTTTGCGGGATTAAAGAAGGTGCTCGACCAATATAAGATAAAGCTCGTAGATGACGAGATACAGATGGGATTTTTCAGGACGGGTAAGTTCTGGTCCATCGAACACTTTGGCGTGACGCCCGATATCATCGTATTCGCGAAAGCGCTTACGAACGGGCTTAATCCTCTTTCGGGTGTGTGGGCGAAAGAGTATTTGATATCGCCGAAGGTATTTCCGCCCGGCTCGACGCACTCCACGTTCTCATCGAACCCGCTCGGTACTGCTACGGGTCTTGAGACGATAAAGCTTATAGAAGAATCCGATTTTGCGACGGACATTCCGAAAAAAGGCAAGTACTTTGTGTCCCGCTTAAGGAGCCTGCAGAAAAAATATCCGGAGGTGGGCCACGTTGACGGGCTCGGTCTTGCCATCAGAATAGAGATGTGCGAGAAGGATGGCTATACGCCCAATAAGAAACTAACGGATGCGATAGTCGACATAGGTTTAAGCGGAAAATTATCCGCTGGCGGAAAACATCGTGGGCTTGTTCTGGATGTGGGCGGGTATTACAAGAACGTGTTCACTCTCGCACCTTCTTTTTATATAACCGACAAGGAGATAGATCTCGGAGTAGACCTCTTTGAAGAGGCGCTTGTCATGGCTCTTAAAAAGGCGTAA
- a CDS encoding MtnX-like HAD-IB family phosphatase, which produces MKKDAVDNFIVFFDFDNTITTIDVIDDILERFSDNDGWKALERKWQNEEIGSRECLKGQIEGVRVSRDKLDDYLSTVKIDPYFKKLLNLLESRKIPFLIVSDNFDYMLNGILKKNGISGVETYCNKVDFRDEWFVPSFPHSNAKCGDCANCKKTHILAKRRQGTKAIYVGDGRSDVCASKISDVVFAKGYLRKLFKEEGLPHVAIDSLKDVYEYFAGEITA; this is translated from the coding sequence ATGAAAAAGGATGCGGTAGATAATTTTATTGTCTTCTTCGACTTCGATAATACTATCACTACCATCGACGTTATAGATGACATACTCGAGCGGTTTTCAGATAACGACGGCTGGAAGGCCCTCGAACGGAAATGGCAGAACGAAGAGATAGGCTCCCGTGAATGCCTTAAGGGGCAGATCGAAGGCGTGAGGGTATCCAGGGATAAGCTGGATGATTATTTGTCCACCGTAAAGATAGACCCGTATTTTAAAAAACTGCTTAATCTACTCGAATCCCGCAAGATACCGTTCCTGATAGTGAGTGATAATTTCGATTATATGCTTAACGGTATACTTAAGAAGAACGGTATATCCGGAGTGGAGACTTATTGTAATAAAGTCGATTTTCGGGACGAGTGGTTTGTGCCGAGTTTCCCGCATTCGAACGCGAAGTGCGGCGATTGCGCCAATTGCAAAAAGACGCACATATTAGCGAAGAGACGCCAGGGCACAAAAGCCATCTATGTAGGTGATGGGCGATCCGATGTATGCGCGTCAAAGATTTCCGATGTGGTGTTCGCAAAGGGTTATCTGAGGAAGCTTTTTAAGGAAGAAGGGTTGCCTCACGTAGCGATCGATAGTTTGAAAGATGTCTATGAATATTTTGCAGGAGAAATAACCGCGTAG
- the ahcY gene encoding adenosylhomocysteinase, which yields MKYDVKDLALAKKGKLRIEWANEYMNVLSLIRKHFRQEKPLKGLKVACCLHVTTETANLAYTLKEGGADVAICASNPLSTQDDVAASLVKDYGIPTFAIKGETNKQYYSHINSVLAMEPNITMDDGADLVSTVQKSKGRLVGNILGGTEETTTGVIRLKSLEKQGLLLYPIIAVNEALTKHLFDNRYGTGQSTVDGIVRATNVLLAGSNFVVCGYGWCGKGLAMRARGMGANVTVIEIDPLKALEAVMDGYSVMPIKEACKKADVIVTLTGDIHVIRQEHFEVMKDGAIVANSGHFNVEIDIPALEKISVKKRIVRDYVEEYTLKSGKRVNLLGEGRLINLASAEGHPASVMDMSFANQALASEYIAKNHKKLSRKVYDVPEFIDKNIAKLKLESLGVKIDTLTKEQKKYLESWEMGT from the coding sequence ATGAAATATGATGTTAAGGATTTAGCTCTCGCGAAGAAGGGCAAACTGCGCATAGAGTGGGCCAATGAATACATGAATGTGCTTTCTCTTATCCGCAAGCATTTCAGGCAGGAGAAACCGCTTAAAGGATTGAAAGTTGCCTGTTGTCTCCACGTTACCACGGAGACGGCAAACCTGGCATATACGCTTAAAGAAGGCGGAGCTGATGTCGCTATCTGCGCCTCGAATCCGCTTAGCACCCAGGATGATGTCGCCGCTTCCCTTGTAAAAGATTATGGAATACCGACGTTCGCGATCAAAGGCGAAACGAATAAACAGTATTACAGCCATATAAACAGCGTCCTTGCTATGGAGCCGAATATCACCATGGATGACGGCGCCGATCTCGTATCGACGGTACAGAAGTCTAAGGGCCGCCTTGTCGGGAATATCCTGGGCGGAACGGAAGAGACGACTACCGGTGTCATAAGGCTGAAGAGCTTAGAGAAACAGGGGCTACTCCTCTATCCTATAATAGCTGTGAACGAGGCTCTCACCAAACACCTTTTCGATAACCGTTATGGCACGGGGCAATCCACAGTCGATGGTATCGTGCGCGCTACCAATGTGTTGCTTGCTGGGTCGAATTTCGTGGTCTGTGGTTATGGTTGGTGCGGTAAAGGGCTCGCGATGCGGGCCAGGGGTATGGGCGCGAATGTTACTGTAATAGAGATAGATCCGCTTAAAGCCCTCGAGGCGGTAATGGACGGCTATAGCGTAATGCCTATTAAGGAAGCTTGTAAAAAAGCCGATGTTATCGTAACCTTGACCGGCGATATACATGTGATCAGGCAGGAACATTTTGAAGTCATGAAAGACGGCGCAATAGTCGCGAATTCCGGGCATTTTAATGTCGAAATAGATATTCCGGCGCTTGAAAAGATATCGGTAAAAAAACGTATAGTGAGGGATTATGTGGAAGAGTATACGCTGAAAAGCGGTAAGCGTGTAAATCTTCTGGGCGAAGGCAGGCTCATAAACCTCGCTTCGGCCGAAGGCCATCCGGCGAGCGTAATGGATATGAGTTTCGCGAACCAGGCCCTTGCCAGCGAATATATAGCCAAAAATCACAAGAAGTTGTCGCGCAAAGTATACGATGTGCCGGAATTCATCGACAAGAACATAGCTAAGTTAAAACTGGAATCTCTGGGCGTAAAGATAGACACTCTGACGAAAGAGCAGAAGAAGTATCTTGAGAGCTGGGAGATGGGAACATAG
- a CDS encoding class II fructose-bisphosphate aldolase, protein MDSVVMDLVLTDSIDEKKKLAKKIADIAYKNGIFLASINGFYMARGKGLVPNNFTVPAMNLRVLTYDLAKAIFRVAKKNNAGAFIFEIAKSEMGYTNQPAVEYTAVCLAAAVKEGWSGPVFVQGDHFQVNAKNYKDNPEKELDALKALITHAIEAGFYNIDIDSSTVVDLSKPKVKKQQEANYDICAKLTNFIRQNQPRGIEVSVGGEIGEVGHQNSTPEDLRAFMEGYNERLRKGRVGISKISVQTGTSHGGVVLPDGTIAKVKLDFDTLKTLSKIAREEYGLSGAVQHGASTLSDEAFGKFPEEGTAEVHLATGFQNMVYDSPHFPKELKDKIYDWVRKNLASEKKGDQTEEQFLYSARKKALGPFKKEIMSLSTEVRGAISKEIEAKFEFLFEKLNVRNTREMISKHTVLKRVITRKSAGTHVEMDGEGAD, encoded by the coding sequence ATGGATAGTGTTGTAATGGATCTCGTCTTGACGGATTCCATTGATGAAAAGAAAAAGCTGGCTAAAAAGATAGCAGATATCGCTTACAAGAACGGGATATTTCTTGCGAGCATAAACGGGTTCTACATGGCACGGGGTAAGGGGCTGGTGCCGAATAATTTCACAGTGCCGGCAATGAACTTGCGAGTATTGACTTACGATCTCGCGAAGGCGATATTCAGGGTCGCAAAAAAGAATAATGCCGGGGCGTTTATTTTCGAAATAGCCAAGTCCGAAATGGGCTATACGAATCAGCCGGCTGTGGAATATACTGCTGTTTGTCTTGCCGCGGCGGTAAAGGAAGGATGGAGCGGCCCGGTATTCGTGCAGGGCGATCACTTCCAGGTAAACGCAAAAAATTATAAAGATAACCCGGAGAAAGAGCTTGATGCCCTAAAGGCGCTTATTACGCATGCGATCGAAGCGGGTTTCTACAATATAGATATAGATTCATCCACCGTCGTGGATCTTTCCAAGCCGAAGGTAAAAAAACAGCAGGAGGCTAACTACGACATTTGCGCGAAGCTGACGAATTTTATCAGGCAAAACCAGCCGCGCGGTATAGAGGTTTCTGTTGGCGGGGAGATAGGCGAAGTCGGTCATCAGAACTCAACTCCGGAAGATCTGCGCGCGTTCATGGAAGGATACAATGAGCGCCTGCGTAAGGGGCGCGTGGGGATTTCCAAAATAAGCGTCCAGACCGGCACTTCCCACGGTGGCGTAGTCCTGCCGGACGGCACGATCGCCAAAGTAAAACTAGACTTCGATACATTAAAGACGTTGTCGAAGATCGCGCGGGAAGAGTACGGTTTGTCAGGAGCGGTTCAGCATGGCGCTTCGACACTGTCGGATGAGGCATTTGGAAAGTTTCCGGAAGAAGGAACTGCTGAAGTTCACCTGGCTACCGGCTTCCAGAACATGGTCTACGATAGCCCTCATTTTCCGAAGGAACTGAAAGACAAGATATACGATTGGGTGAGGAAGAATCTCGCCTCAGAGAAGAAAGGCGACCAGACCGAAGAGCAGTTCCTTTATAGCGCGCGTAAGAAAGCGCTGGGGCCTTTCAAGAAAGAGATAATGTCGCTGAGCACGGAAGTGCGCGGTGCCATATCGAAAGAGATAGAGGCGAAGTTCGAATTCTTATTCGAAAAATTGAACGTGCGTAACACACGTGAGATGATTTCGAAGCATACAGTGCTTAAGAGGGTTATTACCAGAAAAAGCGCCGGAACCCATGTAGAGATGGATGGGGAAGGGGCGGATTAA
- a CDS encoding YggS family pyridoxal phosphate-dependent enzyme yields MIASNIESVTRRISNACEKSGRQSAEVQLICVTKTASIEEIEEVLGLGAKALGENRVQDAVSKHRIIGDRAQWHLIGHLQTNKAKDAVKIFSLIHSVDSSRLAAEISAQALKIGKVQDILIQVNVSGEASKFGIEPTAVEGLIKEISLYPNINIKGFMTIAPDTDDPERSRPYFKALRELRDRIIISGPCLGAGSSLRKPGLEILSMGMSGDFEVAIEEGSNMVRVGRAIFEGHK; encoded by the coding sequence ATGATAGCGTCGAATATAGAATCCGTAACACGCAGAATATCAAATGCTTGTGAAAAATCAGGCAGGCAGAGCGCCGAGGTACAGCTTATTTGTGTTACAAAGACGGCGTCGATTGAAGAGATAGAGGAAGTTCTAGGCTTGGGCGCTAAAGCGCTTGGCGAAAATAGGGTGCAGGACGCCGTAAGTAAGCATAGGATAATAGGCGACAGGGCGCAGTGGCACCTGATAGGCCACTTACAGACTAATAAGGCTAAAGACGCCGTTAAAATATTCTCACTGATCCATTCTGTCGACAGCTCGCGTCTTGCCGCAGAGATAAGCGCGCAGGCGCTTAAGATAGGCAAGGTTCAGGATATACTTATACAGGTCAATGTATCGGGCGAGGCGAGCAAATTCGGTATAGAGCCGACGGCAGTGGAAGGTTTGATAAAAGAGATATCTTTATACCCTAATATTAATATTAAAGGGTTTATGACCATAGCGCCGGATACGGACGACCCCGAGAGGTCTCGTCCATATTTTAAGGCATTACGCGAACTGCGCGATCGTATCATAATCTCTGGTCCATGCTTGGGGGCGGGGAGTTCCTTGCGCAAGCCCGGATTAGAGATTCTCTCTATGGGGATGAGCGGCGATTTTGAGGTTGCAATAGAAGAAGGTTCGAATATGGTCAGGGTGGGAAGGGCAATATTCGAAGGGCATAAATGA
- a CDS encoding LptF/LptG family permease, whose protein sequence is MKIIDRYMVKGFLSPFIWCLFIFTIMAVIIDIFSFIENIVKYKIPGASLAAFYVYYCPTIILQVAPMAVLLSTIFVLSNLNKNNEITAMKSSGISLWRIVSPVILLGLIISICSFIISDRVVPISSKVANLIRREELEKDMQKSSRQKIIDNVAVYGTGNRIVFARTYNTEKKLLSDIIIHEHDLSENLVSKITAQSGVWTGSGWKFYKVIMWKIDNSGKILSEPTFYAEKTIPIKEKPRDFAYNEWHSEYMSYAELKNYIKNFRGTSTKLVRGLMVDLYQKVSFSVISLIIILIGAPFAIINTRGGVMIGVGMSIAIGLLYYACIAIAIAFGKAGILPPIASAWIGNIVFGIIGIYLINKRT, encoded by the coding sequence GTGAAGATAATCGACCGCTATATGGTAAAAGGTTTTTTGTCGCCATTCATATGGTGCCTTTTTATATTTACCATCATGGCTGTTATAATCGACATCTTTTCTTTTATCGAGAATATAGTAAAATACAAGATACCTGGCGCCTCGCTGGCGGCTTTCTACGTATACTATTGCCCTACCATAATATTGCAGGTAGCGCCCATGGCGGTGTTGCTCTCAACCATATTCGTCTTAAGTAACCTTAATAAAAATAACGAGATAACGGCCATGAAGTCGAGCGGTATAAGCCTGTGGCGCATAGTTTCCCCCGTCATACTCCTGGGGCTCATTATAAGCATATGTTCTTTTATAATAAGCGATAGGGTAGTTCCTATAAGCTCAAAGGTTGCAAACCTTATAAGACGCGAAGAGCTCGAGAAGGATATGCAAAAATCGAGCCGCCAGAAGATCATAGACAACGTCGCGGTATACGGCACCGGCAATAGGATCGTCTTCGCCAGGACTTATAACACCGAAAAAAAGCTATTGTCCGATATCATAATACACGAACATGATCTATCCGAAAACCTTGTGTCAAAAATTACCGCCCAGTCCGGAGTATGGACCGGATCGGGGTGGAAATTTTACAAAGTCATAATGTGGAAAATAGATAATTCCGGAAAGATATTAAGCGAGCCGACTTTTTACGCGGAAAAAACGATACCGATAAAAGAAAAACCCCGCGATTTCGCATACAACGAGTGGCATTCCGAATACATGAGCTACGCGGAACTTAAAAACTACATAAAAAACTTCAGGGGCACCAGCACCAAACTCGTGCGGGGACTAATGGTTGACTTATATCAAAAGGTATCATTTTCAGTGATAAGTTTAATCATAATACTGATAGGCGCGCCTTTTGCCATCATAAATACACGCGGCGGGGTAATGATAGGCGTTGGAATGTCTATAGCGATAGGTTTGTTATATTACGCCTGCATAGCGATAGCGATCGCTTTCGGAAAAGCAGGCATCCTGCCTCCAATAGCATCTGCCTGGATCGGCAACATCGTATTCGGAATAATAGGTATATACCTCATCAACAAGCGCACATAA
- a CDS encoding ShlB/FhaC/HecB family hemolysin secretion/activation protein: protein MAKKTAITISSTTFLFLSLLFAVNANAQNIPPGQEPAAGASRFQDEAERRKAAVQSKGVKAPEIEMEEKAVSAPEVSGVTFVLKEVRITGMTLFKPEEFTPAYQKYIDKEVTFKDINDIADIVRSKYKAKGYLTTNIYVPEQEIAGGVVEIKVVEGRMGNLMIEGNKWFTKNIIAKYFHAKKNEILNIKTFQRDILRLNQNPDLQVRAVIGPGKEPQTSDITLKVEDKFPYHVGAGTDDMGTRLTGKYRTSVSARSSNLTGNNEFVFFNAVVSRYSAGQFVTCDIPIDTYGTKFGFDCSYFTSKIGREFKDYDIVGNTLNFIPHITGEIYLSERLQITADLGLNIKSVKKYNHADITNDDELRMPFYRMDITYMDTLFGGGQTTFSPEIIFGTRDFLGASPRDNMKTSRISNGGYFFKYDHNIRRIQRMPWESYAVMRSQFQATTHSLPSSEQFQIGGMNTVRGYPEGDYLSDIGASLSTDWIFPMYLIPKEYKLPYAKTPLRNQIQPVVFFDMGGGYITDKLTYEKGYKFLMGVGGGLRINLYDKFSARIEFAQAIGATPTANSGPSTFHLSVNFEV from the coding sequence ATGGCTAAAAAGACCGCAATTACAATATCATCTACCACGTTTTTATTCCTATCATTACTGTTTGCTGTAAACGCGAACGCGCAAAATATTCCCCCCGGGCAGGAGCCGGCCGCCGGAGCCAGCAGGTTCCAGGACGAGGCTGAGCGCCGCAAAGCCGCCGTTCAAAGTAAAGGCGTAAAAGCGCCGGAAATCGAAATGGAAGAGAAGGCCGTGTCCGCGCCTGAGGTGTCCGGCGTTACTTTCGTATTGAAGGAAGTCAGGATCACCGGGATGACTTTATTTAAACCGGAAGAATTTACCCCCGCGTATCAAAAATATATCGATAAAGAGGTTACCTTCAAGGATATTAACGATATTGCCGATATCGTCAGGTCAAAATATAAGGCCAAAGGATATCTCACCACCAATATCTATGTTCCAGAGCAGGAGATAGCCGGAGGCGTTGTTGAGATAAAGGTTGTCGAGGGTAGGATGGGCAACCTTATGATAGAAGGCAATAAGTGGTTTACGAAAAATATAATTGCGAAATATTTCCACGCAAAAAAAAATGAAATTTTAAATATAAAGACTTTTCAGAGAGACATCCTCAGACTTAACCAGAATCCCGATCTCCAGGTCAGGGCGGTAATAGGCCCCGGTAAAGAACCTCAAACATCCGACATAACTCTTAAAGTCGAGGATAAATTTCCGTATCACGTTGGTGCCGGAACCGACGATATGGGCACGCGGCTTACCGGCAAGTATAGGACATCGGTATCGGCGCGTAGTTCGAACCTCACGGGAAATAACGAATTCGTGTTTTTTAATGCGGTGGTATCCAGGTATTCAGCCGGACAATTTGTAACATGCGACATACCTATCGATACATACGGCACGAAATTCGGCTTCGATTGCTCTTATTTTACCTCGAAGATCGGCAGGGAGTTTAAGGATTACGATATTGTAGGTAATACGCTGAATTTCATTCCTCACATTACGGGCGAAATATACCTGTCGGAACGTCTCCAGATAACCGCGGATCTCGGGCTTAATATAAAATCCGTCAAGAAATATAATCATGCGGATATTACCAATGATGATGAACTGCGTATGCCGTTTTACAGGATGGATATAACGTATATGGATACATTATTCGGCGGAGGACAAACCACGTTTTCCCCCGAGATAATATTCGGTACCAGGGATTTTCTCGGCGCTTCGCCCCGGGACAATATGAAGACATCCAGGATATCCAATGGCGGCTACTTCTTCAAATATGACCATAATATACGGCGCATACAGCGCATGCCATGGGAGAGTTATGCGGTTATGCGCTCACAGTTCCAGGCCACGACTCATTCGCTTCCGTCTTCAGAGCAGTTTCAGATAGGCGGGATGAATACTGTCAGAGGTTACCCCGAAGGCGATTATCTGTCGGATATAGGCGCATCGCTCAGTACCGATTGGATATTCCCCATGTACCTGATACCGAAAGAATACAAACTGCCATATGCTAAGACGCCTCTTAGGAACCAGATACAGCCGGTTGTGTTTTTCGATATGGGCGGCGGGTATATTACGGATAAGCTTACCTATGAGAAGGGCTACAAGTTCCTCATGGGTGTGGGCGGTGGCCTTAGGATAAACTTGTATGACAAATTCTCCGCACGCATTGAGTTTGCCCAGGCGATCGGCGCAACGCCGACCGCGAATTCGGGCCCATCAACCTTTCATTTAAGCGTAAACTTCGAAGTGTAA
- a CDS encoding ComF family protein encodes MTRPFTVITKNLVNLLYPLHCASCKAVLDPLNKTGVCEFCESLIKTNPKPYCVICGRSIQKNGKRCAECSRGTLSFDRAWSACMYEGALKELIHQFKYKSRMSLSGILSEKLISFVKDNSEILDGISLITFVPLHEGWLHKRDYNHSGILAAALSAKFMIPAANTLEKTIGTRRQNELSREERLTNLTGSFRPLDKSPVAGLNVLLVDDVMTTGATLNECAKALKAGGAKEVHCLTLARGLQ; translated from the coding sequence ATGACGCGCCCGTTCACGGTCATCACAAAGAACCTGGTCAATCTTCTCTACCCCCTGCATTGCGCATCATGCAAAGCAGTCCTCGACCCTTTGAATAAAACAGGGGTCTGCGAGTTTTGCGAAAGCCTCATAAAAACAAACCCGAAACCATACTGCGTCATATGCGGACGCTCCATACAAAAAAACGGTAAGAGGTGCGCGGAGTGCTCAAGAGGCACGCTCTCTTTCGATAGGGCATGGTCGGCATGCATGTACGAAGGCGCTCTTAAAGAACTTATACATCAATTTAAATACAAAAGCAGAATGTCGCTATCCGGTATCTTAAGTGAAAAACTTATAAGTTTCGTCAAAGACAACAGCGAGATATTAGACGGCATAAGCCTTATAACTTTCGTACCGCTACACGAGGGGTGGTTGCATAAAAGAGATTATAATCATTCCGGCATACTGGCCGCGGCCTTATCGGCGAAATTCATGATACCCGCGGCAAATACTCTGGAAAAAACGATTGGAACAAGACGACAGAATGAGCTGTCCCGGGAAGAGCGCCTGACCAATCTTACCGGCTCGTTCAGGCCGCTGGATAAGTCGCCCGTCGCGGGATTGAACGTGCTCCTCGTCGACGACGTAATGACTACCGGCGCTACATTAAACGAATGCGCGAAGGCGCTAAAGGCAGGCGGGGCGAAAGAAGTGCACTGCCTTACCCTTGCGAGAGGATTACAATAG